A stretch of the Nitrospinota bacterium genome encodes the following:
- the infB gene encoding translation initiation factor IF-2: protein MSGIRIYELAKDIGVQSKTLVDIIGKMGYPVKSHSSTIDNNLADRLRKQVAAMGIATKPKKARPKAEAPKEPEKPVAVKPSKETGKKPVQHAEKKEHAAAEPITAATEIPAAVTAPVTQEPPAAPKAEPEAEPVKKEIKPVVPVPPAAHVHPAQARRPEGVKPAAPHPPRVEHRPEEKRDFRQKPQHPRPHTPPAAPSAPKRPAGETEEKPRRRDEGRDRWERKRDEEERKRLERLRRKEDDEIKRKAAAETKKKERELEEVRRKQRAEEAEIQRLIDEEERAKREIEARKIVIDEATTVKEFAEKLRLGVNEIIGKLIGKGIMANLNQTIDAEVAKELALELGYEIKTREEDETEVAEKEVEDVSKLLLRPPVVTIMGHVDHGKTSLLDTIRKTSVTETEAGGITQKIGAYSVKLEKGTVVFLDTPGHEAFTALRARGAAVTDIVVLVVAADDGVMPQTVEAIHHAKAAGVPVLVAVNKIDKPGAAPDKIKQELAGHELVPEEWGGTTIFCEVSAKKNIGIEHLLEMLLLQAEVLELKANPEREAFGVVIESKLDKGRGPVATVLVKKGTLKIGDPFVAGAHYGKVRALMDDKGRRIDHSGPSTPVEVIGFSGVPVAGETFMVTESERKAHQIAITRINAEKAEGAKAKHLKLENLHAQVTRGSVKDLNIIIKADFQGSIEGVKKALEDINVGDVRIRVLHGAVGGITETDISLAAASDAIVIGFNVRPTEKARSMAETEGVDVRLYSIIYNAVDDIKAALEGMLEPVFAEKVTGRAEVRNTFNITKIGTIAGCVVSSGKITRGSDARLIRDNVVIYTGKVSSLKRFKEDAREVANGYECGIGVGYNDVKIGDAVETFVVEKVERKTD, encoded by the coding sequence TTGTCAGGCATACGGATTTACGAGCTGGCCAAGGACATTGGCGTGCAAAGCAAGACACTGGTGGACATCATCGGGAAAATGGGCTACCCGGTGAAGAGCCATTCGAGCACTATTGACAACAACCTGGCCGACCGGTTGCGCAAGCAGGTGGCGGCCATGGGCATCGCCACAAAACCGAAGAAGGCCAGGCCGAAGGCGGAGGCTCCCAAAGAGCCCGAAAAACCGGTTGCCGTAAAACCTTCCAAAGAAACGGGTAAAAAGCCGGTGCAGCATGCTGAAAAAAAGGAGCATGCCGCCGCTGAGCCCATAACTGCGGCGACTGAAATACCTGCCGCTGTTACCGCTCCCGTAACTCAAGAGCCTCCAGCCGCGCCGAAAGCGGAGCCGGAAGCCGAACCTGTGAAAAAAGAAATAAAGCCAGTTGTTCCCGTCCCCCCTGCGGCCCATGTCCATCCGGCGCAGGCAAGAAGGCCCGAAGGCGTGAAACCGGCGGCGCCCCATCCGCCAAGGGTGGAGCACAGGCCGGAGGAGAAAAGGGATTTCCGTCAGAAACCGCAGCACCCGCGCCCGCACACGCCCCCGGCGGCGCCGTCCGCCCCAAAAAGGCCCGCCGGCGAGACCGAGGAGAAGCCCAGAAGGCGCGACGAGGGGCGCGACAGGTGGGAGCGCAAGCGCGACGAAGAAGAAAGAAAGCGCCTTGAGCGTCTGCGGCGCAAGGAAGACGACGAAATAAAGCGCAAGGCGGCCGCGGAGACCAAGAAAAAAGAGCGCGAACTTGAAGAGGTCCGCCGCAAGCAGAGGGCCGAGGAGGCCGAAATCCAGCGGCTGATCGATGAAGAAGAGCGCGCAAAGCGGGAGATAGAGGCCCGCAAGATCGTGATAGACGAGGCCACCACCGTAAAAGAGTTCGCTGAAAAGCTTAGGCTTGGGGTCAACGAGATCATCGGCAAGCTCATCGGCAAGGGGATAATGGCCAATTTGAACCAGACGATAGACGCCGAAGTGGCCAAAGAGCTGGCTCTCGAGCTTGGATACGAGATCAAGACCCGGGAAGAGGACGAGACGGAAGTGGCCGAGAAGGAGGTGGAGGACGTCTCCAAGCTTCTTCTGCGCCCGCCGGTGGTGACCATCATGGGCCACGTGGACCACGGCAAGACATCGCTTCTGGACACCATACGCAAAACGTCAGTCACGGAGACGGAAGCTGGCGGCATAACGCAGAAAATAGGCGCATACTCCGTGAAGCTGGAAAAAGGGACCGTGGTGTTCCTGGACACGCCGGGCCACGAGGCTTTCACCGCGTTGCGCGCCCGCGGCGCGGCGGTGACGGACATCGTGGTGCTCGTGGTGGCCGCGGACGACGGGGTGATGCCCCAGACGGTGGAGGCGATCCATCACGCCAAGGCGGCGGGCGTTCCGGTGCTCGTGGCGGTGAACAAGATAGACAAGCCGGGCGCCGCGCCGGACAAGATAAAGCAGGAACTGGCCGGGCACGAGCTTGTGCCCGAGGAATGGGGCGGGACGACGATATTCTGCGAAGTGTCCGCCAAAAAGAACATAGGGATCGAACATCTGCTGGAGATGCTTCTGCTGCAGGCGGAAGTGCTGGAGCTTAAGGCAAACCCGGAGAGGGAAGCCTTCGGCGTGGTGATAGAGTCCAAGCTGGACAAGGGACGCGGCCCGGTTGCCACGGTGCTGGTCAAGAAAGGGACGCTGAAGATAGGCGACCCGTTCGTGGCCGGAGCGCATTACGGAAAAGTGCGCGCGCTCATGGACGACAAGGGGCGCAGAATAGACCACTCCGGGCCGTCCACACCGGTGGAGGTAATCGGTTTTTCGGGGGTGCCCGTGGCCGGGGAGACGTTCATGGTGACCGAAAGCGAGCGCAAGGCCCACCAGATCGCCATCACCCGGATAAACGCGGAGAAGGCGGAGGGCGCCAAGGCCAAGCACCTCAAGCTTGAGAACCTGCACGCCCAGGTGACAAGGGGCTCGGTGAAGGACCTTAACATAATCATCAAGGCGGACTTCCAGGGCTCCATCGAGGGTGTGAAGAAAGCGCTGGAGGACATCAACGTCGGCGATGTGCGCATCCGCGTGCTCCACGGCGCAGTGGGCGGAATAACGGAGACGGACATAAGCCTTGCCGCCGCGTCGGACGCCATAGTGATCGGATTTAACGTGCGCCCCACCGAAAAGGCCCGTTCCATGGCGGAGACGGAGGGGGTGGACGTGAGGCTGTACAGCATCATCTATAACGCCGTGGACGACATCAAGGCGGCGCTCGAAGGGATGCTCGAACCTGTGTTCGCGGAAAAAGTCACCGGCCGGGCGGAGGTGCGCAACACGTTCAATATAACCAAGATCGGCACCATCGCGGGCTGCGTGGTCTCCTCGGGCAAGATAACCCGCGGATCGGACGCGCGCCTTATCCGGGACAACGTGGTGATATACACCGGCAAGGTCTCCTCGCTCAAACGCTTCAAGGAGGATGCGCGCGAAGTGGCCAACGGCTACGAGTGCGGCATAGGGGTCGGCTACAACGACGTGAAGATTGGCGACGCGGTGGAAACTTTCGTTGTCGAAAAAGTTGAGCGCAAGACGGACTGA
- a CDS encoding energy-coupling factor ABC transporter permease, whose product MHIPDGFLSFEVGAAAFAVSAAAGAAAFKTSGDGDADRRAPLLGVTSAFVFAAQMINFPVAGGTSGHFVGALFSAVALGPANAVIVMASVITLQCLLFADGGVTALGANIMNMGVIGGLTSYYVFAALKSFAPRNRKWFLASAAVAAWVSVVASSAACALELAFSGISPMQAVLPAMTAVHSVIGVGEAVITASALSIVMAARPDIIASLNFDPQTARPMGAGENP is encoded by the coding sequence ATGCACATTCCGGACGGGTTTTTAAGCTTTGAAGTGGGGGCGGCGGCATTCGCCGTTTCCGCGGCGGCGGGCGCGGCCGCCTTCAAAACCTCGGGCGACGGGGACGCGGACAGGCGCGCCCCGTTGCTGGGAGTGACCTCCGCGTTCGTGTTCGCGGCGCAGATGATAAACTTCCCCGTCGCAGGGGGAACGAGCGGCCATTTCGTCGGCGCGCTGTTCTCCGCCGTGGCCTTAGGGCCCGCAAACGCCGTGATAGTAATGGCCTCCGTTATCACCCTGCAATGCCTGCTTTTCGCCGACGGCGGGGTGACGGCGCTGGGCGCAAACATCATGAACATGGGGGTGATCGGCGGTCTGACGAGCTACTACGTCTTCGCGGCGCTAAAGTCCTTCGCCCCGCGCAACCGCAAATGGTTTTTGGCCTCCGCCGCCGTGGCGGCGTGGGTCTCTGTGGTGGCGTCGTCCGCCGCGTGCGCGCTGGAACTGGCCTTTTCCGGAATTTCCCCGATGCAGGCGGTCCTGCCGGCCATGACGGCGGTCCATTCCGTTATCGGCGTGGGCGAGGCTGTCATCACCGCCTCCGCCCTTTCCATCGTGATGGCCGCAAGGCCGGACATCATCGCTTCGCTGAATTTTGACCCGCAGACGGCTCGGCCCATGGGCGCAGGGGAAAATCCATAG
- a CDS encoding DUF433 domain-containing protein, with amino-acid sequence MNFQRITVNPKQMGGAPCIRGLRIPVAAVIDMVAQGMAEEEILRDYPDLQKEDIKEALRFAAQAVRERELPLVKAS; translated from the coding sequence AACTTCCAGCGGATAACAGTCAACCCGAAACAAATGGGGGGAGCCCCGTGCATTCGCGGCCTGCGCATCCCTGTCGCCGCGGTGATAGACATGGTCGCCCAAGGGATGGCCGAGGAAGAGATATTGCGGGACTATCCGGACCTTCAAAAGGAAGACATTAAAGAAGCGCTGAGGTTTGCGGCCCAGGCGGTGCGTGAGCGCGAACTGCCTTTGGTTAAGGCCTCTTGA